The proteins below are encoded in one region of Pelecanus crispus isolate bPelCri1 chromosome 4, bPelCri1.pri, whole genome shotgun sequence:
- the ABRAXAS1 gene encoding BRCA1-A complex subunit Abraxas 1 isoform X3 gives MDDVEVVYTIDIQKHIPCYQLFSFYNSAGELNELALKKILSGCKKSVIGWYKFRRNTDQTMTFRERLLHKNLQSHLSNQGLVFLLLTSSMMTESCSTYRLEHALHRPQEGLFQKVPLVVTNLGMAEQQGYRTVSGSCVSSGFVRAVRQHRSEFFYEDGSLQEVHKINEMYATLQEELKKICSTVEASERSVEKLLAEVSQLKEEIKRKKQQSCSGEDRDYPGEPKENILLCQALQTFFPNSGLQTCIVSFKGRQIPKNCCNIDHNINVTDKLTLMVEERDFTEAETRHLTKRKVTGTTTGSKSFKKSRSLQLHQRLLRDQEDSDQERKLTLSSTETDEDVLEKIRDTNEYPHSPTF, from the exons ATGGATGATGTTGAAGTTGTTTATACAATCG ATATACAGAAGCATATTCCATGCTACCAGTTGTTCAG CTTTTATAATTCTGCAGGAGAACTGAATGAACTTGCCCTGAAGAAAATACTATCAGGCTGTAAgaag aGTGTAATAGGATGGTACAAATTCAGACGTAACACAGACCAGACCATGACATTCCGGGAAAGACTTCTTCATAAGAATTTACAGTCACACCTATCAAATCAGGGCCTTGTATTCCTTTTATTAACTTCTAGCATGATGACAGAAAGTTGTTCTACTTACAGACTGGAACATGCCTTACATCGGCCACAAGAAGG TCTTTTCCAGAAAGTTCCTTTGGTGGTTACCAACTTGGGTATGGCAGAACAGCAAGGTTACAGAACAGTGTCTGGTTCCTGCgtatcttctggttttgtgagAGCAGTAAGACAACATAG GTCAGAATTCTTTTACGAAGATGGATCCTTACAAGAGGTTCATAAGATAAATGAGATGTATGCCACCTTGCAGGAGGAACTGAAG aaaatATGCTCTACAGTAGAAGCCAGTGAACGATCTGTAGAGAAACTCTTAGCAGAGGTGAGccaattaaaagaagaaataaagaggaaaaagcaacaaagtTGTTCAG gAGAAGACAGAGACTACCCAGGAGAGCCAAAGGAGAACATTCTCCTTTGTCAGGCACTGCAaacatttttccccaattctGGGCTTCAGACATGTATTGTTTCCTTCAAAGGCCGACAGATACCCAAGAACTGCTGTAACATTGACCATAATATTAATGTCACAGACAAACTGACTCTCATGGTAGAGGAAAGAGACTTCACTGAAGCTGAAACAAGACACCTGACCAAGCGTAAAGTCACAGGGACCACAACAGGATCAAAGTCATTCAAGAAATCCAGATCGCTGCAGCTTCACCAAAGATTACTTCGAGACCAAGAGGACAGTGACCAGGAAAGGAAGCTTACACTAAGTAGCACTGAAACAGATGAGGATGTGTTGGAAAAAATTAGAGACACAAATGAATACCCACACTCTCCTACTTTCTGA
- the MRPS18C gene encoding small ribosomal subunit protein bS18m, which translates to MAARAAWRRLVPATPWQRPRRLQHEGRPGRPDQPIQMENPYKEPPKKCVLCGINVDYKNVQLLSQFVSPHTGCIYGRHITGLCNKKQKEITKAIKRAHVFGFMPVMFKNPSFLTDPKICNIKYPE; encoded by the exons ATGGCGGCGAGGGCGGCCTGGCGGCGGCTGGTGCCCG CGACGCCGTGGCAGCGGCCGCGCCGCCTGCAGCACGaggggcggcccggccggccCGACCAG CCCATACAAATGGAGAACCCCTATAAAGAGCCTCCTAAAAAATGTGTCTTATGTGGAATAAATGTGGACTACAAGAATGTGCAG cttcTTTCCCAGTTTGTTTCTCCGCATACTGGCTGCATTTATGGCAGGCACATAACAG gcTTGTGCaacaagaagcagaaagaaattacaaaagcCATTAAAAGAGCTCATGTATTTG GATTTATGCCAGTTATGTTTAAGAACCCATCATTTCTCACAGACCCCAAGATATGTAATATCAAGTATCCGGAGTAA
- the ABRAXAS1 gene encoding BRCA1-A complex subunit Abraxas 1 isoform X4, producing MTFRERLLHKNLQSHLSNQGLVFLLLTSSMMTESCSTYRLEHALHRPQEGLFQKVPLVVTNLGMAEQQGYRTVSGSCVSSGFVRAVRQHRSEFFYEDGSLQEVHKINEMYATLQEELKKICSTVEASERSVEKLLAEVSQLKEEIKRKKQQSCSGEDRDYPGEPKENILLCQALQTFFPNSGLQTCIVSFKGRQIPKNCCNIDHNINVTDKLTLMVEERDFTEAETRHLTKRKVTGTTTGSKSFKKSRSLQLHQRLLRDQEDSDQERKLTLSSTETDEDVLEKIRDTNEYPHSPTF from the exons ATGACATTCCGGGAAAGACTTCTTCATAAGAATTTACAGTCACACCTATCAAATCAGGGCCTTGTATTCCTTTTATTAACTTCTAGCATGATGACAGAAAGTTGTTCTACTTACAGACTGGAACATGCCTTACATCGGCCACAAGAAGG TCTTTTCCAGAAAGTTCCTTTGGTGGTTACCAACTTGGGTATGGCAGAACAGCAAGGTTACAGAACAGTGTCTGGTTCCTGCgtatcttctggttttgtgagAGCAGTAAGACAACATAG GTCAGAATTCTTTTACGAAGATGGATCCTTACAAGAGGTTCATAAGATAAATGAGATGTATGCCACCTTGCAGGAGGAACTGAAG aaaatATGCTCTACAGTAGAAGCCAGTGAACGATCTGTAGAGAAACTCTTAGCAGAGGTGAGccaattaaaagaagaaataaagaggaaaaagcaacaaagtTGTTCAG gAGAAGACAGAGACTACCCAGGAGAGCCAAAGGAGAACATTCTCCTTTGTCAGGCACTGCAaacatttttccccaattctGGGCTTCAGACATGTATTGTTTCCTTCAAAGGCCGACAGATACCCAAGAACTGCTGTAACATTGACCATAATATTAATGTCACAGACAAACTGACTCTCATGGTAGAGGAAAGAGACTTCACTGAAGCTGAAACAAGACACCTGACCAAGCGTAAAGTCACAGGGACCACAACAGGATCAAAGTCATTCAAGAAATCCAGATCGCTGCAGCTTCACCAAAGATTACTTCGAGACCAAGAGGACAGTGACCAGGAAAGGAAGCTTACACTAAGTAGCACTGAAACAGATGAGGATGTGTTGGAAAAAATTAGAGACACAAATGAATACCCACACTCTCCTACTTTCTGA
- the ABRAXAS1 gene encoding BRCA1-A complex subunit Abraxas 1 isoform X1 — translation MEGESTSALLSGFVFGALAFQHLSTDSDTEGFLLGDVKGEAKNSITDSQMDDVEVVYTIDIQKHIPCYQLFSFYNSAGELNELALKKILSGCKKSVIGWYKFRRNTDQTMTFRERLLHKNLQSHLSNQGLVFLLLTSSMMTESCSTYRLEHALHRPQEGLFQKVPLVVTNLGMAEQQGYRTVSGSCVSSGFVRAVRQHRSEFFYEDGSLQEVHKINEMYATLQEELKKICSTVEASERSVEKLLAEVSQLKEEIKRKKQQSCSGEDRDYPGEPKENILLCQALQTFFPNSGLQTCIVSFKGRQIPKNCCNIDHNINVTDKLTLMVEERDFTEAETRHLTKRKVTGTTTGSKSFKKSRSLQLHQRLLRDQEDSDQERKLTLSSTETDEDVLEKIRDTNEYPHSPTF, via the exons ATGGAGGGCGAGAGCACGTCGGCCCTGCTCTCGGGCTTCGTCTTCGGCGCCCTCGCCTTCCAGCACCTCAGCACCGACTCGGACACG GAAGGTTTTCTCCTTGGAGATGTGAAAGGTGAAGCCAAGAACAGCATTACTGACTCACAAATGGATGATGTTGAAGTTGTTTATACAATCG ATATACAGAAGCATATTCCATGCTACCAGTTGTTCAG CTTTTATAATTCTGCAGGAGAACTGAATGAACTTGCCCTGAAGAAAATACTATCAGGCTGTAAgaag aGTGTAATAGGATGGTACAAATTCAGACGTAACACAGACCAGACCATGACATTCCGGGAAAGACTTCTTCATAAGAATTTACAGTCACACCTATCAAATCAGGGCCTTGTATTCCTTTTATTAACTTCTAGCATGATGACAGAAAGTTGTTCTACTTACAGACTGGAACATGCCTTACATCGGCCACAAGAAGG TCTTTTCCAGAAAGTTCCTTTGGTGGTTACCAACTTGGGTATGGCAGAACAGCAAGGTTACAGAACAGTGTCTGGTTCCTGCgtatcttctggttttgtgagAGCAGTAAGACAACATAG GTCAGAATTCTTTTACGAAGATGGATCCTTACAAGAGGTTCATAAGATAAATGAGATGTATGCCACCTTGCAGGAGGAACTGAAG aaaatATGCTCTACAGTAGAAGCCAGTGAACGATCTGTAGAGAAACTCTTAGCAGAGGTGAGccaattaaaagaagaaataaagaggaaaaagcaacaaagtTGTTCAG gAGAAGACAGAGACTACCCAGGAGAGCCAAAGGAGAACATTCTCCTTTGTCAGGCACTGCAaacatttttccccaattctGGGCTTCAGACATGTATTGTTTCCTTCAAAGGCCGACAGATACCCAAGAACTGCTGTAACATTGACCATAATATTAATGTCACAGACAAACTGACTCTCATGGTAGAGGAAAGAGACTTCACTGAAGCTGAAACAAGACACCTGACCAAGCGTAAAGTCACAGGGACCACAACAGGATCAAAGTCATTCAAGAAATCCAGATCGCTGCAGCTTCACCAAAGATTACTTCGAGACCAAGAGGACAGTGACCAGGAAAGGAAGCTTACACTAAGTAGCACTGAAACAGATGAGGATGTGTTGGAAAAAATTAGAGACACAAATGAATACCCACACTCTCCTACTTTCTGA
- the ABRAXAS1 gene encoding BRCA1-A complex subunit Abraxas 1 isoform X2: MEGESTSALLSGFVFGALAFQHLSTDSDTEGFLLGDVKGEAKNSITDSQMDDVEVVYTIDIQKHIPCYQLFSFYNSAGELNELALKKILSGCKKSVIGWYKFRRNTDQTMTFRERLLHKNLQSHLSNQGLVFLLLTSSMMTESCSTYRLEHALHRPQEGLFQKVPLVVTNLGMAEQQGYRTVSGSCVSSGFVRAVRQHRSEFFYEDGSLQEVHKINEMYATLQEELKKICSTVEASERSVEKLLAEVSQLKEEIKRKKQQSCSGKLNKCNAREPKENILLCQALQTFFPNSGLQTCIVSFKGRQIPKNCCNIDHNINVTDKLTLMVEERDFTEAETRHLTKRKVTGTTTGSKSFKKSRSLQLHQRLLRDQEDSDQERKLTLSSTETDEDVLEKIRDTNEYPHSPTF, translated from the exons ATGGAGGGCGAGAGCACGTCGGCCCTGCTCTCGGGCTTCGTCTTCGGCGCCCTCGCCTTCCAGCACCTCAGCACCGACTCGGACACG GAAGGTTTTCTCCTTGGAGATGTGAAAGGTGAAGCCAAGAACAGCATTACTGACTCACAAATGGATGATGTTGAAGTTGTTTATACAATCG ATATACAGAAGCATATTCCATGCTACCAGTTGTTCAG CTTTTATAATTCTGCAGGAGAACTGAATGAACTTGCCCTGAAGAAAATACTATCAGGCTGTAAgaag aGTGTAATAGGATGGTACAAATTCAGACGTAACACAGACCAGACCATGACATTCCGGGAAAGACTTCTTCATAAGAATTTACAGTCACACCTATCAAATCAGGGCCTTGTATTCCTTTTATTAACTTCTAGCATGATGACAGAAAGTTGTTCTACTTACAGACTGGAACATGCCTTACATCGGCCACAAGAAGG TCTTTTCCAGAAAGTTCCTTTGGTGGTTACCAACTTGGGTATGGCAGAACAGCAAGGTTACAGAACAGTGTCTGGTTCCTGCgtatcttctggttttgtgagAGCAGTAAGACAACATAG GTCAGAATTCTTTTACGAAGATGGATCCTTACAAGAGGTTCATAAGATAAATGAGATGTATGCCACCTTGCAGGAGGAACTGAAG aaaatATGCTCTACAGTAGAAGCCAGTGAACGATCTGTAGAGAAACTCTTAGCAGAGGTGAGccaattaaaagaagaaataaagaggaaaaagcaacaaagtTGTTCAGGTAAGTTAAATAAATGCAATGCCA GAGAGCCAAAGGAGAACATTCTCCTTTGTCAGGCACTGCAaacatttttccccaattctGGGCTTCAGACATGTATTGTTTCCTTCAAAGGCCGACAGATACCCAAGAACTGCTGTAACATTGACCATAATATTAATGTCACAGACAAACTGACTCTCATGGTAGAGGAAAGAGACTTCACTGAAGCTGAAACAAGACACCTGACCAAGCGTAAAGTCACAGGGACCACAACAGGATCAAAGTCATTCAAGAAATCCAGATCGCTGCAGCTTCACCAAAGATTACTTCGAGACCAAGAGGACAGTGACCAGGAAAGGAAGCTTACACTAAGTAGCACTGAAACAGATGAGGATGTGTTGGAAAAAATTAGAGACACAAATGAATACCCACACTCTCCTACTTTCTGA